The following proteins are co-located in the Castanea sativa cultivar Marrone di Chiusa Pesio chromosome 8, ASM4071231v1 genome:
- the LOC142605764 gene encoding uncharacterized protein LOC142605764, with translation MDPLKYLMEKPVQDGKIAKWVLLLSQFDLKATNQNGNGIRGLLISLKGTHISFSGRLNFPTTNNATKCEACIMGLQAALSLGVEELEVYGDSAMIICQIQNRWKTKEEKLMPYHECLQKLASKFGEIQYQYVPRMQN, from the exons ATGGATCCCTTGAAATATCTGATGGAAAAGCCGGTGCAAGATGGGAAGATAGCTAAATGGGTTTTGCTTTTATCACAATTTGATTTAAA GGCTACTAATCAAAATGGAAATGGCATTAGAGGTCTCTTGATTTCTCTAAAAGGGACGCATATCTCATTTTCTGGTAGGCTTAACTTTCCCACTACTAATAATGCCACAAAATGTGAAGCTTGCATTATGGGGTTACAAGCAGCCCTTAGTCTTGGAGTTGAAGAATTGGAAGTGTATGGAGACTCAGCTATGATAATTTGTCAGATTCAGAACAGGTGGAAGACCAAGGAAGAGAAGTTGATGCCCTATCATGAATGCCTTCAGAAATTGGCGTCAAAGTTTGGAGAGATTCAATACCAGTATGTGCCAAGAATGCAGAACTAG